The nucleotide window CTCCCGGAAACCATTCCGACATTTCCCGAAAGCGTGCTTCCGACCGATTCAGCGGCTGCTGCATATGTCCGTAAGCTTGCCGAAGATGCCGGTTTCGTCCGCCTGACACTGCTGGATGCCAACGGCAGGTGCATCTTTACCGCCGGTCGGGAGGAGGGGGATATCTATGCCCCCTTCTCGGGGTTGCCGGCAGGGGAGGGGGGCAGTTTCACCCTGCGCGACAGGTCCGGAGTGGCCTGGGTCAGCCAGGTCCTCCGCAGCGATGCACCTGCCGGCAGGGCCGGCCTGATCCTTTCCCTGTCAGCCGAACAGGAACGGCTGCAGCGCTCCCGTCAGCTCTTTACGGCCTATTGCGCGATAGACTTCATCCTGCTGCTCGGTTTCGGTTCATTCATTCTGAGGCGTATCGTGGTGAGGCCGGTAAACCGGCTGCTGGCAGCCACGGAGAAAATCACCGACGGGCATTACGGTCAGAGGGTACAGGTGTCCGGCAGCTTTGAGCTGGTGCGGCTGGCCGAGTCCTTCAATGCCATGTCCGGAACGCTGCTGCTCAAGGAACGGCAGGTTACGGCTCACGTTGCTGCCTTGGAAAAGGCCAACGCCGACCTGCGCCAGGCGCGGGAGGAGACGCTGCGTTCGGAAAAGATGGCTTCCATCGGCCTGCTGGCAGCCGGAATGGCCCATGAAATCGGCACGCCGCTTGCCTCCATCATGGGCTATGCCGAACTGCTCGGAGGGGAGGAGCCGAATGGGGCGACCGTACATGATTATGCCGACCGCATCTCCCGGGACTGCGCCCGTATCGACAGGATCGTACGCGGTCTGCTGGACTATTCCCGCTCCCGGGCCAGCTCTCTGGAGACGGTTGACCTTGGCCGGCTGGCAGCGGAGTCGATCGAACTGCTGTCCCGGCAGGGAGCCTTCAGGCACATCCACGTCAGCACCGCTTTCGAAGAAGGACTCGCCCCGGTGATGGCAGACCCCCACCAACTGCAGCAGGCCCTGATCAACCTGATGCTCAATAGTCGTGATGCCCTGGCGGAAGGGGGCAAGCTGGCTATCCGGGGCAAGGTTGACAACCAGGGTTTGTCCTCCGGCCGCAGCGGTGCGGTGCGTATCGAGGTGCTGGATAACGGTAGCGGCATACCGGCCGAGCACGTGAGCAGGATCTTCGATCCTTTTTTCACTACCAAGGCGCCCGGCAAAGGGACCGGACTGGGGCTGGCGATCGTTGCACGCATCATCGAAGGCATGGGCGGAAGAATCGCGGTAAAGAGCAGGATCGGCGCCGGCAGCTGTTTCGCCATCTGGCTGCCGATTGCCGCTGAACCGGCGGAGGAGCCACAATGACAGCCTCCGGGAAACACATTCTGATCATCGACGACGAGGAGAACCTGCGCCA belongs to Geobacter sp. SVR and includes:
- a CDS encoding sensor histidine kinase, giving the protein MRPLRPSLTLSILAFLSCLLFSAWLLFSLFALKTAANDLYAQKAQHARMLLATFVNQLPETIPTFPESVLPTDSAAAAYVRKLAEDAGFVRLTLLDANGRCIFTAGREEGDIYAPFSGLPAGEGGSFTLRDRSGVAWVSQVLRSDAPAGRAGLILSLSAEQERLQRSRQLFTAYCAIDFILLLGFGSFILRRIVVRPVNRLLAATEKITDGHYGQRVQVSGSFELVRLAESFNAMSGTLLLKERQVTAHVAALEKANADLRQAREETLRSEKMASIGLLAAGMAHEIGTPLASIMGYAELLGGEEPNGATVHDYADRISRDCARIDRIVRGLLDYSRSRASSLETVDLGRLAAESIELLSRQGAFRHIHVSTAFEEGLAPVMADPHQLQQALINLMLNSRDALAEGGKLAIRGKVDNQGLSSGRSGAVRIEVLDNGSGIPAEHVSRIFDPFFTTKAPGKGTGLGLAIVARIIEGMGGRIAVKSRIGAGSCFAIWLPIAAEPAEEPQ